From the Paucidesulfovibrio gracilis DSM 16080 genome, one window contains:
- the ilvN gene encoding acetolactate synthase small subunit: MKHTLSVTVENEPGVLSRVVGLFSGRGFNIESLNVGPTLEPGVSRMTITTEGDEQIIEQIVKQLRKLVTVIKVRDLTELKAVSREMVLVKVNAEEGKRAEILRIVDIFRCKVVDVSLDEMTIECTGDAGKIEAIVDLLTRFGIKELTRTGATALKRAKQ, encoded by the coding sequence ATGAAACATACGCTTTCCGTTACAGTGGAAAACGAGCCCGGAGTGTTGTCCAGGGTAGTGGGATTGTTCAGTGGCCGTGGTTTCAATATTGAGTCCCTCAACGTAGGGCCGACATTGGAACCGGGCGTCTCCCGCATGACAATCACCACCGAGGGCGACGAGCAGATCATCGAACAGATCGTCAAACAGCTCAGGAAACTCGTGACCGTCATCAAGGTCCGGGATCTGACCGAACTCAAGGCGGTGTCGCGCGAAATGGTCCTCGTCAAGGTGAATGCCGAAGAGGGCAAACGCGCAGAAATTCTACGCATCGTGGACATCTTCCGCTGCAAGGTCGTGGATGTGAGTCTTGACGAAATGACCATTGAATGCACCGGGGATGCCGGTAAGATTGAGGCCATTGTGGATCTTTTGACTCGGTTTGGGATCAAGGAATTGACCCGCACCGGAGCTACCGCATTGAAACGCGCCAAGCAGTGA
- the ilvC gene encoding ketol-acid reductoisomerase, which translates to MKVFYENDADLKFLKNKTVAVIGYGSQGHAHAQNLRDSGVNVIVGQRPGGKNYELAKEHGFEPVSAKEAAAKADMIMVLLPDQFQSEVYRNDIAPGLVDGNVLAFGHGFNIHFGRIKPPKGVDVVMIAPKGPGHLVRRTFTEGGAVPALVAVDQDASGNAQDIALAYAKGIGATRSGVIETTFREETETDLFGEQVVLCGGLTELCKAGFETLVEAGYQPEVAYFECMHEIKLIVDLMYEGGLAKMRDSISDTAEYGDYRTGKRIINEETRWEMRQVLSEIQDGTFAKDFILESQAGYPKMNAERRLSAEHLLEAVGGKLRNMMGWLKK; encoded by the coding sequence ATGAAAGTTTTTTACGAAAACGATGCTGATCTGAAGTTTCTCAAGAATAAAACCGTGGCTGTGATCGGTTATGGCAGTCAGGGACATGCCCATGCTCAGAACCTCCGGGACAGCGGTGTGAACGTCATCGTGGGACAGCGCCCCGGTGGAAAGAATTATGAATTGGCGAAGGAGCACGGCTTCGAGCCTGTCAGCGCCAAGGAAGCCGCAGCCAAAGCGGATATGATCATGGTGTTGCTGCCGGATCAGTTCCAGTCTGAAGTGTACCGCAACGACATCGCGCCTGGGTTGGTGGACGGGAACGTCTTGGCGTTTGGTCATGGATTCAATATTCATTTTGGACGCATCAAGCCTCCCAAGGGAGTGGACGTTGTCATGATCGCGCCCAAGGGGCCGGGACATTTGGTGCGGCGTACCTTTACCGAGGGGGGCGCGGTGCCCGCTTTGGTGGCGGTGGATCAGGATGCTTCCGGAAATGCGCAGGATATTGCCCTTGCGTATGCCAAGGGAATTGGTGCCACTCGGTCCGGTGTTATCGAAACCACGTTCCGCGAGGAGACGGAGACGGATTTGTTCGGTGAACAGGTCGTACTTTGCGGCGGACTCACCGAATTGTGCAAAGCTGGCTTTGAAACGCTGGTGGAAGCCGGATACCAGCCGGAAGTGGCCTATTTCGAATGCATGCATGAAATCAAGCTCATCGTTGACCTGATGTACGAAGGTGGACTGGCCAAGATGCGCGATTCCATCTCGGATACCGCGGAATATGGTGACTATCGGACAGGCAAGCGCATCATCAACGAGGAAACCCGTTGGGAGATGCGTCAGGTGCTTTCCGAAATTCAGGACGGAACGTTTGCCAAAGACTTCATTCTGGAGTCCCAGGCTGGCTATCCTAAAATGAACGCGGAACGACGTCTTTCAGCCGAGCATCTGCTTGAGGCTGTGGGAGGAAAGCTCCGTAACATGATGGGATGGTTGAAAAAATAG